The following proteins are co-located in the Naumovozyma dairenensis CBS 421 chromosome 9, complete genome genome:
- the ERG2 gene encoding C-8 sterol isomerase ERG2 (similar to Saccharomyces cerevisiae ERG2 (YMR202W); ancestral locus Anc_6.300), producing MRLLTVLVFLATTGYILKQLFTTWLPKHFIFDPVTLNQICNSVLVKHDPSSEHFHTEALLRDVRDALAAHYGEEYINKYSNEEWVFNNAGGAMGQMIILHASISEYVILFGTAVGTEGHSGVHFANDYFTILHGEQKAALPHATMPEIYTPGMTHHLPMGYAKQYSMTSGSFALELAQGWIPCMLPFGFLDTFSSTLDLYTLWRTSYLTARDMIKNIVQNHKF from the coding sequence ATGAGATTGTTAACAGTTCTAGTTTTCCTAGCGACCACAGGTTACATCCTAAAGCAATTGTTCACTACATGGTTACCAAAGCATTTTATCTTCGATCCAGTCACtttgaatcaaatttgTAACTCAGTCCTAGTCAAACATGATCCATCATCTGAACATTTCCATACAGAAGCCCTACTAAGAGATGTCAGGGACGCCTTAGCTGCCCATTACggtgaagaatatattaacaAATATTCTAACGAAGAATGGGTCTTCAACAATGCAGGTGGTGCCATGGGTCAAATGATCATTTTACATGCCTCCATTTCAGAATACGTAATCTTGTTCGGTACAGCAGTCGGTACAGAAGGTCATAGTGGTGTCCATTTTGCAAATGATTATTTCACTATATTACATGGTGAACAAAAGGCTGCTTTACCACATGCTACAATGCCTGAAATTTATACCCCAGGTATGACTCATCATTTACCAATGGGATACGCTAAACAATATAGTATGACTAGTGGTTCGTTTGCATTGGAATTGGCTCAAGGTTGGATCCCTTGTATGTTACCATTTGGATTCTTGGATACTTTCTCAAGTACTTTGGATTTATATACTTTATGGAGAACTAGTTATTTGACCGCAAGAGATATGATTAAGAACATTGTCCAAAATCATAAATTCTAG